Proteins co-encoded in one Nitrospiraceae bacterium genomic window:
- the mutS gene encoding DNA mismatch repair protein MutS: MSELTPLMKQYSSIKEKYKDSILMFRLGDFYEMFGEDAKLASKILQIALTSRDKSKEEPVPMCGIPHFASETYITKLIKAGHKVAICEQLEDAKEAKGIVQRDVIRVITPGTHAPEHPKENNYILSFYPDGTKHGVAVADISTGEFMIYETVEPLEDELSRFEPKEILCPKVLKDNIHYAEVLNDFYVTPYDEWAYEYPEAYKSLLTHFKVSSLEGYGCEGMSAAISAAGALINYLEETQKETLNFKKISPLKQTSFMLLDAATQRNLELIYNLKTRTEEYSLLWALDETLTPMGGRYLRNLIPKPFTDIKEIQQRQNSVEYLVGSYELIESLRNNFRKLQDIERLSNRIATRTANPRDLIAIKNSISQLPSIKKSLLSSKETHLKSMADEISEFSLLKSLIESGIIDDPPMNIKDGGIIKTGYKKDIDEIRKISTSGKDFIAELEMSERKKTGISSLKVGYNRIFGYYIEITKSNLDQVPDYYIRKQTLVNGERFITPELKEYETKVISAEEKLKNLEYQVFMEILDEAQKEAQSLAKTAHSIASIDFLTSMAVIAKRYNYTKPIIDEGSIIEIIDGRHPVIERLSNDERFIPNSVYLDNEDNRLMIITGPNMAGKSTYMRQVALIALMAQIGSFVPASEARIGVADRIFTRIGASDFLTKGQSTFMVEMIETANILNNATSKSLIIIDEVGRGTSTFDGISIAWAVAEYIAKNLMSRTLFATHYNELTELSLTLEGVKNYNVSVKEWGDEIIFLRKVVDGPADKSYGIQVAQLAGLPTEVIARAKEVLNNLEKEELNEAGEPKFASQKHKKHRVQLDLFSLRQDPVLTDIMNIDLETITPEEALEKLKKLKKNS; the protein is encoded by the coding sequence ATGTCTGAACTGACTCCTTTAATGAAACAATATTCGAGCATCAAAGAAAAATATAAGGACTCGATCCTTATGTTCAGACTCGGAGATTTTTATGAGATGTTCGGTGAGGATGCAAAACTTGCATCAAAGATCCTTCAGATAGCCCTTACCTCAAGGGACAAATCAAAAGAAGAACCTGTTCCAATGTGCGGAATTCCTCATTTCGCATCGGAAACATATATAACAAAACTGATAAAAGCAGGACACAAGGTGGCGATCTGCGAACAACTCGAAGATGCAAAAGAGGCTAAAGGAATTGTTCAGAGAGATGTTATAAGAGTCATAACACCGGGAACCCATGCTCCAGAACATCCAAAGGAAAATAACTACATATTAAGCTTTTATCCTGACGGTACAAAACATGGAGTTGCGGTTGCAGATATCTCTACCGGAGAGTTTATGATTTACGAGACAGTTGAACCCCTTGAAGATGAACTCAGCAGATTCGAACCAAAAGAAATACTCTGTCCAAAAGTTTTAAAGGACAATATTCATTATGCAGAAGTTCTGAATGATTTTTATGTCACTCCTTATGATGAATGGGCATACGAATATCCTGAGGCTTATAAATCCCTGCTAACTCATTTTAAAGTCTCATCTCTTGAAGGATATGGCTGTGAAGGCATGTCTGCTGCCATATCTGCTGCTGGAGCTCTTATAAACTATCTTGAGGAAACTCAAAAAGAAACTCTAAATTTCAAAAAAATATCACCATTAAAACAGACATCGTTTATGCTGCTCGATGCTGCCACACAGCGCAATCTTGAACTCATTTACAACCTAAAAACCCGAACAGAAGAATATTCACTATTATGGGCTCTTGATGAAACACTCACTCCGATGGGAGGAAGATATCTCAGAAATCTGATACCAAAACCATTTACAGATATAAAAGAAATTCAGCAGAGGCAAAATTCAGTAGAATATCTTGTCGGAAGCTACGAACTTATCGAGTCTCTACGCAATAATTTCAGAAAGCTTCAGGACATTGAAAGGCTTTCTAACAGAATTGCAACGCGTACAGCAAACCCTCGCGATCTCATCGCAATCAAGAATTCAATTTCTCAGCTTCCATCAATAAAAAAGTCGCTTTTGTCATCAAAAGAAACTCATCTCAAATCAATGGCTGATGAGATATCAGAATTTTCGCTCCTCAAGTCTCTCATTGAATCAGGCATTATCGACGATCCTCCTATGAACATAAAAGACGGAGGGATAATCAAGACCGGCTATAAAAAAGATATAGACGAGATAAGAAAAATATCAACAAGCGGCAAAGACTTCATCGCAGAACTTGAGATGAGCGAGCGAAAAAAAACAGGTATTTCATCACTAAAAGTCGGCTATAACAGGATATTCGGTTACTACATTGAGATCACAAAATCAAATCTAGATCAGGTTCCTGATTATTACATAAGAAAACAGACTCTTGTAAACGGAGAAAGATTTATAACGCCTGAGCTTAAGGAATATGAAACAAAGGTCATAAGCGCGGAAGAAAAACTCAAGAATCTGGAATATCAGGTTTTTATGGAAATTCTCGACGAGGCGCAAAAAGAGGCACAAAGCCTTGCAAAGACTGCCCACTCAATCGCCTCAATAGATTTTCTTACATCAATGGCTGTTATAGCTAAAAGATACAACTATACAAAACCAATTATTGATGAAGGAAGTATCATCGAAATAATTGACGGACGGCATCCTGTTATCGAAAGACTTTCAAACGATGAGCGGTTCATTCCTAACAGTGTTTATCTTGATAATGAAGATAACAGACTCATGATAATAACAGGCCCGAACATGGCTGGAAAGTCAACTTACATGAGACAGGTAGCTTTAATCGCACTAATGGCACAGATCGGAAGTTTTGTTCCTGCATCAGAAGCAAGAATCGGCGTAGCAGACAGAATCTTTACAAGAATCGGGGCATCAGATTTTCTGACAAAAGGACAGAGCACATTCATGGTCGAGATGATCGAAACAGCAAACATACTTAATAATGCCACCTCAAAAAGCCTTATAATTATTGACGAGGTTGGAAGAGGAACAAGTACTTTTGACGGCATAAGCATTGCGTGGGCTGTGGCGGAATATATTGCAAAAAATCTTATGTCCAGAACGCTCTTTGCAACTCATTACAATGAACTTACAGAACTTTCACTCACACTCGAAGGTGTAAAAAACTATAATGTCTCTGTAAAAGAATGGGGAGACGAGATAATATTTCTAAGAAAGGTTGTTGACGGCCCTGCTGACAAAAGCTATGGAATACAGGTTGCCCAGCTTGCAGGACTGCCAACTGAAGTTATTGCAAGGGCAAAAGAGGTTTTAAACAACCTGGAAAAAGAAGAACTTAATGAAGCCGGCGAGCCAAAATTCGCTTCACAAAAACATAAAAAACATCGGGTTCAGTTAGACCTTTTCTCGCTCAGGCAGGATCCTGTTCTGACTGATATCATGAACATTGATCTCGAAACAATAACACCAGAGGAGGCGCTTGAAAAATTAAAAAAATTAAAGAAAAATTCATAA
- a CDS encoding DUF3488 and transglutaminase-like domain-containing protein encodes MPRIYKALTIILAFTGCIGLITTGELNPLMIVAGTAIIPGYIRFWKDKPALTKLAVGSLSISVLLVFILDSLLISGEIFIAVAHLTIIFQALKSYDIKEPWDHLQVYFMSLLQLIIASELTQSGIFGIIFIVFLITLVAAMVISHFTKEGTLKKIKLKAPVTAITVITLIVTVVFFIAAPRLQGGFGGKHYKKSVKTSGFSNNVSFGSFGEIKLNHEIIMRAEMSKNLPFSIYWRGVMLNYFDGISWQNTFKKRYRIYRDKDIFELVKIPEEKILTQKIFVEPLDSDVIFGIGTISRIEMETRVLFADYGGGVYTHDKSYKRLNYVIYSTLEEQTATEQTYDYLNLPSELIRTADFARRITRGINKTIDKAVKIENYLKANYRYSLKTPPPPEDMNPIEDFLFNTKQGYCEHYATSMALMLRALGIPSRIVTGFLNGEKNEYGNYIIVRQSDAHSWVEAVIDGKWKRFDPTPPAPPTTTPSAYSLFLDSLRMKWYSYVVSFSSADQKQLFSNFSLRFSKLKAIPKITGLNIRKLLVIILITAGAAFFFFVIKRVKRTKYSFITQEYLKFKKFLKRKGAKINQSSTPSDILKEASRLGIGHNVSEFISLYQIVRFGKKELNNEEKNKYKNLILY; translated from the coding sequence ATGCCTCGGATTTATAAAGCGCTCACAATCATACTTGCATTTACAGGCTGCATAGGACTAATAACAACAGGCGAATTAAACCCATTGATGATTGTTGCAGGAACAGCCATTATTCCCGGTTACATACGCTTCTGGAAAGACAAACCGGCACTGACAAAATTGGCAGTAGGCAGTCTTTCGATATCCGTACTTCTTGTTTTTATTCTAGATTCTTTGTTGATATCCGGCGAGATATTTATTGCAGTTGCACATCTCACAATAATATTTCAGGCACTAAAAAGTTATGACATCAAGGAACCATGGGACCATTTGCAGGTTTATTTCATGTCACTTTTACAGCTTATCATTGCATCAGAGCTTACGCAGTCAGGAATCTTTGGAATAATATTTATTGTTTTTCTTATAACACTGGTTGCAGCCATGGTCATATCGCATTTCACAAAGGAAGGCACACTGAAAAAAATAAAACTTAAAGCGCCTGTAACAGCTATAACAGTCATTACACTGATTGTGACCGTAGTATTTTTTATTGCAGCGCCGAGATTACAAGGAGGATTTGGAGGCAAACATTACAAAAAGTCCGTAAAAACATCAGGGTTTTCAAACAATGTCAGTTTTGGATCCTTTGGAGAAATAAAACTTAATCATGAAATAATCATGAGAGCCGAGATGTCAAAAAATTTACCTTTTTCTATTTACTGGCGCGGCGTCATGCTTAATTACTTTGACGGTATTTCATGGCAGAATACATTCAAAAAAAGATACAGAATATACAGAGATAAAGATATCTTTGAACTTGTAAAAATACCCGAGGAAAAAATATTAACACAAAAAATTTTTGTTGAGCCGCTTGATTCTGATGTAATCTTCGGAATTGGAACTATATCAAGAATTGAAATGGAAACCAGAGTCTTGTTTGCAGACTATGGAGGTGGAGTATATACCCATGATAAATCATATAAAAGATTAAATTATGTTATTTACAGCACACTGGAGGAACAGACTGCAACCGAACAGACATATGATTATCTCAACCTTCCCTCGGAGCTGATAAGAACAGCAGATTTTGCAAGAAGGATAACAAGAGGGATAAATAAAACTATTGATAAAGCAGTTAAAATAGAAAATTATCTTAAGGCAAATTACAGATATTCTCTAAAAACCCCTCCACCTCCAGAAGACATGAACCCAATAGAAGATTTCCTCTTTAACACCAAACAGGGATACTGCGAACACTATGCTACGTCAATGGCGCTTATGCTGAGGGCTTTAGGGATACCTTCAAGAATCGTTACAGGCTTCTTGAATGGAGAAAAAAATGAATACGGCAACTATATAATTGTTAGACAGAGCGACGCACATTCGTGGGTTGAGGCTGTAATTGACGGGAAATGGAAACGATTTGACCCTACCCCGCCAGCGCCTCCGACAACAACGCCTTCAGCTTATTCACTATTCCTCGATTCTTTGAGGATGAAATGGTACAGTTATGTTGTAAGCTTCAGTTCAGCTGATCAGAAACAGCTCTTCAGCAACTTCTCATTGAGATTCTCAAAATTGAAAGCTATTCCCAAGATAACCGGTTTAAATATCAGAAAGCTTCTTGTAATTATTCTTATTACTGCAGGAGCTGCTTTTTTCTTCTTCGTGATTAAAAGGGTGAAAAGAACAAAGTATAGTTTTATAACACAAGAGTATCTGAAATTTAAAAAATTTTTGAAGCGCAAGGGAGCAAAGATAAATCAGTCTTCCACTCCTTCGGATATTCTCAAGGAAGCCTCAAGACTTGGGATTGGACACAATGTTTCAGAATTTATAAGCCTCTACCAAATAGTGCGTTTTGGTAAAAAAGAATTAAACAACGAAGAAAAAAATAAGTATAAAAACCTTATTTTGTATTGA
- a CDS encoding DUF58 domain-containing protein produces the protein MKPTREGKRFLLAALLIAVAAVNTGNNLIYLIFGMMLGILAVSVLLLIINLKGLAVILSATQPVFANNSSNISISINNRKKLIPSYSIRIIFPKNIEGDCLMPFIPAASSSIENSYVVFKKRGLYSHSDFFIESGFPFILFKKRIKPDIVGDIIVYPEIKHIDESLSAGIGSNFNSHLTKHGYGDEFMSIREFRYGDAIRRVHWKSTAKTGKLMIKEMGQPEAKLVTIIIDNIKPSNKEFFEKAVSFAASFAYKYINSGFLVRLATCKKILPFGNGSEQLFKILDLLAMIEEEDTWDCPMIYEMQGSGILILKSDSSSLKKMESISNMVIYASDL, from the coding sequence GTGAAGCCGACAAGAGAAGGCAAAAGATTCCTGCTCGCCGCATTACTTATAGCAGTTGCTGCTGTTAATACAGGGAACAACCTTATATATCTTATATTCGGAATGATGCTCGGAATTCTTGCAGTATCCGTATTACTGCTCATTATAAATTTAAAAGGACTTGCTGTCATTTTATCAGCAACACAGCCTGTCTTTGCCAATAACAGCTCAAATATCAGCATATCCATTAACAACAGAAAAAAATTAATCCCCTCATATTCTATCAGAATAATATTTCCAAAAAACATAGAAGGCGATTGTTTGATGCCTTTTATCCCTGCTGCATCGTCCTCCATAGAAAATTCATATGTCGTATTTAAAAAAAGAGGATTATACAGCCATAGTGATTTTTTTATTGAGAGCGGATTTCCTTTTATTCTTTTTAAGAAAAGGATAAAACCTGACATTGTAGGAGATATAATCGTGTATCCAGAAATAAAACATATAGATGAATCATTGTCTGCAGGAATAGGCTCCAATTTTAATTCACATCTTACAAAACACGGTTATGGCGACGAATTCATGTCAATACGTGAATTCAGATACGGCGATGCAATCAGAAGGGTTCACTGGAAATCCACTGCAAAGACAGGAAAGCTTATGATAAAAGAAATGGGACAGCCAGAGGCAAAGCTTGTCACTATAATAATCGATAACATAAAACCTTCAAATAAAGAATTTTTTGAAAAAGCTGTTTCATTTGCTGCATCTTTTGCATACAAATACATAAATTCCGGCTTTCTTGTAAGACTTGCAACATGCAAAAAAATACTGCCATTTGGCAACGGCAGCGAACAGCTTTTCAAGATACTTGATCTGCTGGCGATGATTGAGGAAGAAGACACATGGGACTGCCCTATGATTTATGAAATGCAGGGATCAGGAATACTGATACTAAAATCTGACAGCTCTTCATTAAAAAAAATGGAATCAATATCCAATATGGTGATATATGCCTCGGATTTATAA
- a CDS encoding MoxR family ATPase — protein sequence MARKSLSLLQERIDSVIKGKPNSVRMAIVTLLSRGHLLIEDVPGVGKTTLAFTLAKAINCSFQRIQFTSDMLPTDIIGLSIYNSDSQNFDFKQGPIFANIVLADEINRTSPKTQSALLEAMNERRVSIDRKTYTLPEPFMVIATQNPLEYHGTFPLPESQIDRFLMHIKLGYPEKEYERQVLIGQQNLEIIEKMEPVITGEEIVKMQLEVDSVIVENSLVDYLISIITATRNNEKIRLGVSTRGGQFLMKAAKASAYYEGRDYVVPNDIKDMATPVLGHRLILKAGHSLNYAELIMKEILERIPVPV from the coding sequence ATGGCAAGAAAGTCGCTAAGCCTTCTTCAGGAAAGAATAGACTCTGTAATCAAGGGAAAGCCCAATTCTGTTAGAATGGCAATTGTCACACTCCTGAGCAGAGGACATCTTCTTATCGAGGACGTCCCGGGAGTCGGGAAAACAACACTCGCGTTCACACTTGCAAAGGCAATTAACTGCTCATTCCAGCGGATACAGTTTACAAGCGACATGCTTCCGACTGATATTATAGGATTGAGTATTTACAACTCTGATTCACAAAATTTTGATTTTAAACAAGGACCGATATTTGCAAATATTGTCCTTGCTGACGAGATTAACAGAACCAGTCCAAAAACACAGTCTGCTCTGCTTGAAGCAATGAACGAAAGAAGGGTATCGATAGACAGAAAGACATATACTCTGCCAGAACCTTTTATGGTTATTGCAACCCAAAACCCGTTGGAATATCACGGCACTTTTCCTCTGCCTGAAAGCCAGATCGACAGATTTCTTATGCATATAAAACTAGGCTACCCTGAAAAAGAATATGAAAGACAGGTTCTTATCGGGCAGCAAAACCTTGAAATTATAGAAAAAATGGAGCCTGTTATAACAGGGGAAGAGATCGTTAAAATGCAGTTGGAAGTTGACAGCGTGATAGTGGAAAACAGTCTTGTCGATTATCTTATTTCAATAATAACCGCCACAAGAAATAATGAAAAAATAAGACTTGGCGTAAGCACAAGAGGCGGGCAATTCCTTATGAAGGCTGCAAAAGCAAGCGCATATTATGAAGGAAGAGATTATGTTGTTCCAAACGATATAAAAGATATGGCAACCCCTGTGCTGGGGCACAGACTGATATTAAAAGCAGGTCATTCCTTGAATTACGCAGAATTAATAATGAAAGAGATTTTAGAGCGCATTCCAGTCCCTGTATAA
- a CDS encoding CHASE domain-containing protein, giving the protein MDVKPVHKGKPTHNIFNKIALLCMSIVLFISVVSIVGWISGRLIVASYSSKYIPMAFTTALFFALISLSFLTYIHSFSDFSRKFARVAAITVIFYSFLTLLQLIVNADIGIDTFLVRAQDTLKDISIGHMSPITSLGFLLSGFSLLALTTRSFKWLDTKYLSAGLSLIVVSIGLIIVSGYMTGRPLLYSGGIVPVALPTAVAFVVSGAGMIMSDISHVKFRTSQLIIFSRGHLFNQRYYPVVLAFFTGVIFSITMAVIAHKLEQKSSRDSFDKHAGILSATLRKNIDENLEVLNSVNAFYTASKQVSRHEFQVFLAKILAQYSGIQAVEWLPFVPESKRNIYEQAAVKDGFVKFKFKELNSQNKLITAAKRKEYFPVYFIEPLKGNESALGFDVASNPISLEALEKARDLGKMAGTARIKLIQETSQQYGILIFQPIYFNGGSHNTLSKRRKNLAGFALGVFRVGDIVESSLKNLNYQDFGIYLYDLSSKTDEELLYTNTNEQKPKSVIFASKTLFDIAGRQWIIKIYPSEKYLSAQNTWYSWAVLSAGLIFTMMLVAYMLTLERHAAETEWSKNAIALDEARLNALYKLSQMSGESEAKITEFALEQGVNLTRSKIGYLYFFNEDHISLELFLWSKEVAKICTAEKIKHYPLNEAGIWADCIRQKIPVIHNDYQNNKDKKGYPQGHVHITRHMSIPIFDGDKIIAVAGVGNKEEPYDEADVRQFSLFMHDMWKLLEHKRISERILKARDFYLTLLETFPALIWRSGTDAKCDYFNKTWLDFTGRTVEQEMGDGWAEGVHREDIDRCVKTYLDAFNKREPFEMEYRLRRYDREYRWIVDFGRPFYDLDNKFAGYIGSCYDITDKKQAEEERLKTKKLESIGILAGGIAHDFNNLLTVIIGGISLARMRIKSDKNTSELLETAEKACEQAKELSYKLITFSKGGEPFKKISSILTLIKEAADSLLKNTNIKTEFYLSQEPYLVEIDEGQMRQVVNNLLINAKEAMPQGGNLKISVDNLIVHPNDNLTLEPGKYVKISISDSGVGIPEKNLSRIFDPYFTTKEMGSQKGMGLGLAVCYSIIKNHGGLITFESKYGAGSTFHLYLPASANHTNQKET; this is encoded by the coding sequence ATGGATGTAAAGCCTGTGCATAAGGGCAAGCCGACCCATAATATCTTCAATAAAATTGCACTGCTGTGTATGTCAATAGTTTTATTCATCAGTGTAGTTTCAATTGTTGGCTGGATTTCCGGCAGACTGATTGTCGCGAGTTACAGCTCGAAATATATTCCAATGGCTTTTACTACTGCTTTATTTTTTGCATTAATCAGTCTTTCATTTCTAACTTATATTCATAGCTTTTCAGATTTTTCCCGTAAGTTTGCCAGGGTTGCTGCAATTACAGTTATTTTTTACAGTTTTCTGACGCTTCTTCAACTTATTGTAAACGCTGATATAGGCATAGATACCTTTCTTGTAAGGGCACAGGATACTCTTAAAGACATCTCAATAGGCCATATGTCTCCCATAACTTCTCTGGGTTTTCTGCTTAGCGGGTTTTCACTGCTTGCTCTTACAACACGTTCTTTCAAATGGTTAGATACAAAGTACCTTTCTGCAGGATTATCATTAATAGTTGTTTCTATTGGTTTGATAATTGTTTCCGGATATATGACAGGAAGGCCGCTTCTTTACAGCGGAGGCATTGTCCCTGTAGCGCTGCCAACAGCGGTCGCATTTGTTGTCTCAGGTGCAGGAATGATTATGTCTGATATATCTCATGTTAAGTTCAGAACAAGCCAATTAATTATTTTTTCAAGAGGTCATTTATTTAATCAAAGATATTATCCTGTTGTTCTGGCATTTTTTACAGGTGTTATTTTCTCAATTACAATGGCAGTTATTGCGCACAAATTAGAACAAAAAAGCTCCAGAGACAGTTTCGATAAACATGCAGGCATTCTGTCAGCTACATTGCGAAAAAACATTGATGAAAATCTGGAAGTTTTAAATTCTGTTAATGCTTTTTATACTGCTTCAAAGCAGGTTAGTCGTCATGAATTTCAGGTTTTTTTAGCGAAGATATTAGCTCAATATTCAGGAATTCAGGCAGTGGAATGGTTACCATTTGTTCCAGAGTCAAAACGAAATATTTATGAGCAGGCTGCTGTCAAGGACGGATTTGTAAAATTCAAATTTAAAGAACTCAATTCTCAAAACAAACTGATAACAGCAGCAAAACGCAAAGAATATTTTCCTGTGTATTTTATTGAACCTTTAAAAGGCAATGAATCTGCGCTTGGATTTGACGTAGCATCAAATCCCATAAGTCTGGAGGCATTGGAAAAGGCTCGTGATTTAGGGAAAATGGCTGGAACGGCAAGAATTAAATTAATACAAGAAACAAGCCAGCAATATGGTATTCTGATTTTTCAGCCTATTTACTTTAATGGCGGTTCTCACAATACTCTTAGTAAACGTAGGAAAAACCTTGCAGGTTTTGCACTTGGTGTGTTCAGAGTTGGTGATATTGTAGAATCTAGCTTAAAAAATCTTAATTATCAGGATTTTGGAATATACCTTTATGATTTAAGTTCAAAGACAGATGAAGAACTTTTGTATACAAATACAAATGAACAAAAGCCAAAAAGTGTGATATTTGCATCGAAGACTTTGTTTGATATTGCAGGCCGCCAATGGATTATAAAGATTTATCCGAGTGAAAAATATTTATCTGCCCAGAACACATGGTATTCCTGGGCAGTTTTATCTGCTGGACTCATATTCACAATGATGCTCGTTGCATATATGCTTACACTTGAACGTCATGCAGCTGAGACTGAATGGTCAAAAAATGCAATAGCTTTAGATGAGGCCAGGCTTAATGCATTGTATAAACTCAGTCAAATGTCAGGCGAGTCAGAGGCAAAAATTACAGAATTTGCTTTGGAACAGGGAGTCAACCTAACAAGGAGCAAGATAGGATATCTGTATTTTTTTAATGAAGATCATATAAGCCTTGAACTTTTTTTATGGTCAAAAGAAGTTGCTAAGATATGCACTGCTGAAAAAATAAAACATTATCCTTTAAATGAAGCCGGGATTTGGGCTGACTGCATAAGACAGAAGATCCCTGTTATTCATAATGACTATCAAAATAATAAAGACAAGAAAGGATATCCTCAGGGGCATGTGCATATAACAAGGCATATGAGCATCCCGATATTCGACGGCGATAAAATAATAGCAGTTGCAGGAGTAGGGAATAAAGAAGAACCTTATGACGAAGCGGATGTGCGCCAGTTTTCGTTATTTATGCATGACATGTGGAAGCTTTTAGAGCATAAAAGAATAAGTGAGAGAATTTTAAAGGCAAGGGATTTCTATCTAACTCTGCTCGAGACATTTCCTGCTCTGATCTGGCGTTCTGGCACAGATGCAAAATGCGATTATTTCAATAAGACATGGCTTGACTTCACAGGCAGGACTGTTGAACAAGAGATGGGAGATGGATGGGCTGAAGGTGTTCATCGTGAAGATATTGACAGATGTGTAAAGACATACCTTGATGCGTTTAATAAAAGAGAACCTTTTGAGATGGAGTATAGACTAAGGCGTTATGACAGGGAATATCGGTGGATAGTTGATTTTGGAAGACCTTTTTATGATCTTGACAATAAGTTCGCTGGATATATAGGCTCCTGTTATGACATTACAGATAAAAAACAAGCTGAGGAAGAGAGGCTTAAAACAAAAAAACTCGAATCAATAGGCATCCTCGCCGGAGGGATAGCCCATGATTTTAATAATCTTCTGACTGTTATCATCGGCGGGATATCTTTAGCAAGGATGCGTATAAAATCAGATAAAAATACATCTGAGCTTCTTGAAACAGCAGAAAAAGCATGCGAGCAGGCAAAAGAGCTGAGCTACAAACTTATCACATTTTCAAAAGGAGGAGAACCTTTCAAGAAAATATCATCTATATTAACGCTTATCAAGGAAGCCGCAGATTCTTTGCTTAAAAATACAAATATAAAAACTGAGTTTTATTTAAGCCAGGAACCTTATCTTGTTGAGATAGACGAAGGGCAGATGCGACAGGTTGTAAATAATCTTTTAATAAATGCCAAAGAAGCAATGCCTCAGGGCGGTAATCTTAAGATATCCGTAGACAATTTGATTGTTCATCCAAATGACAATCTTACGCTTGAACCAGGAAAATATGTAAAGATATCAATAAGTGACAGCGGAGTCGGCATACCAGAAAAAAATCTTTCAAGGATTTTCGACCCGTATTTTACGACAAAAGAAATGGGAAGCCAGAAAGGCATGGGTCTTGGTCTTGCCGTCTGCTACTCTATTATAAAAAACCATGGTGGATTGATTACCTTTGAATCAAAATATGGCGCAGGATCAACCTTTCACTTATATCTGCCTGCTTCAGCTAATCATACTAATCAGAAAGAAACATAG
- a CDS encoding YIP1 family protein: MESGKNIIENLLSTAVKVITNPWGFYREMPKTGGFQDPIIFFIVMVVIAMVIGFIGALLHIGGAPIGVMAGTAGALIGIIIGPIVGLVFSFVAAAILFVIWKIMGSQENYEVAYRCAAYSSGIVPITTILGFIPYIGSLLALIWGFYLLIVASIETHKIKSNVAWLVWGIIAAIFIIVSLSAQIAARKFASDWPTKAKEMEKASKEMEEAVKKMQEELAKQKEK; the protein is encoded by the coding sequence ATGGAGAGTGGGAAAAACATTATTGAAAACTTACTTTCAACAGCAGTAAAGGTCATCACAAATCCCTGGGGCTTTTACAGGGAAATGCCGAAAACCGGCGGATTTCAAGACCCAATAATCTTTTTCATAGTAATGGTTGTAATTGCAATGGTAATAGGCTTTATCGGCGCATTACTGCACATTGGCGGAGCGCCGATTGGAGTAATGGCCGGCACTGCAGGAGCGCTGATCGGGATAATCATCGGCCCTATCGTAGGCTTGGTATTCAGTTTTGTTGCAGCTGCAATTCTTTTCGTAATATGGAAAATAATGGGTTCGCAGGAAAACTATGAAGTTGCTTATCGCTGTGCAGCGTACAGCAGCGGAATAGTCCCAATCACAACAATTCTCGGTTTTATCCCTTATATTGGTTCTTTACTGGCTTTAATCTGGGGATTTTATTTATTGATAGTAGCGTCAATCGAAACACATAAGATAAAGTCTAATGTTGCATGGCTGGTATGGGGAATAATTGCTGCGATATTCATAATAGTTTCACTTTCAGCGCAGATCGCTGCAAGAAAGTTTGCATCTGACTGGCCAACAAAAGCTAAAGAGATGGAAAAAGCATCTAAAGAAATGGAAGAGGCAGTAAAGAAAATGCAGGAAGAACTGGCTAAGCAAAAAGAAAAATAA
- a CDS encoding molybdenum cofactor biosynthesis protein MoaE encodes MIEQWIKEVKQRANPEELGMILIHNGLVRATSKEGRKIKGMDLSYDKTKLETLVSGYNRKEGVIAIRAWINEGRLNIGDDIMYVLVAGHFRKNVLPVFEALISGIKKDVVTEDEF; translated from the coding sequence ATGATTGAACAATGGATTAAAGAAGTGAAACAGAGAGCCAACCCTGAAGAATTGGGAATGATTTTGATACACAATGGGCTTGTCAGGGCAACATCCAAAGAGGGCAGAAAAATAAAAGGGATGGATCTATCATATGACAAAACAAAGCTTGAAACCTTGGTATCAGGATACAATCGCAAGGAAGGTGTAATCGCAATAAGAGCATGGATTAATGAAGGCAGGCTGAATATTGGAGATGACATTATGTATGTACTTGTCGCAGGCCATTTCAGAAAAAATGTTTTACCTGTTTTTGAAGCGCTCATTTCAGGTATTAAGAAAGATGTTGTAACAGAAGATGAATTTTAA